The DNA sequence CTGGTTCGTCTCCCTGCTCTGCGACGACCGGATCGAACCGGCCCCGGCGTCGGGTGCCGTGGTGGGGGTCGACGCCGGCCTCGACAGCCTGTTCACCCTGTCCACCGGGGAGAAGATCCCCAACCCGAGACATGAACGCCGCGACCGGCGGCGGCTGGCCCGCGCCCAGCGGAACCTCGCACGCAAGGCCAAAGGCTCGGCGAACCGGGCCAAGGCCCGGCTGGCGGTGGCCCGGATTCATGCCCGGATCGCCGACCGCCGCCGCGACCACCTGCACAAACTCAGCACTCGGCTCGTTCGTGAAACCCAAACGATCGTGATCGAGGACCTGACCGTCCGCAACATGACGGCCAACCACCGTCTGGCCCGCGCCGTCTCCGACGCGGGCTGGCGGCAGTTCCGCAGCATGCTGGAGTACAAGACGCGCTGGTACGGCCGCGACCTGGTGGTCGTGGACCGCTGGTTCCCGTCGACCCGACTGTGCTCGGGCTGTGGCGTACTGGCTGAACACCTGCCGTTGCAGGTGCGGTCGTGGACCTGCCGGTGCGGGCAGGCCCATGACCGGGATGTCAACGCGGCCCGCAACATTCTCGCGGAGGGGCTCTCCGTGATTGCCTGTGGAGGCGGTGTAAGACCTCACCGGGAGTCCTCCTCTCGGACGGGGCGGTCGTCGGTGAAGCAGGAACCCCCTGGGGCGACCCAGGGAATCCCCGTTCCTTCAGGGCGGGGAGGAAGTCAACGGCCCAGCCAACCGCCGTCGACCGGCAGGACGATCCCGTCGACGTAGTCCGAGGCGGACGACGCCAGGAAGACGGTGGCCCCGCCGATGTCGTCAGCCCGCCCCCAGCGGCCCGCCGGGATCCGCGTCAGGATGGCCTGGTTCCGGTCCGGGTCGTCGCGCAGCGCCCGGGTGTTGTCCGTGGCGATGTAGCCCGGCGCGATCGCGTTGACGTTCACCCCGTGCGGCGCCCACTCGTTCGCCAGCGCCCTGGTGAGCCCGGCCAGGCCGGACTTCGACGCCGCGTAGCCCGGGACGTTGACGCCGCCCTGGAAGCTCAACAGCGAGGCGGTGAAGATGATTTTCCCGTACCCCCGGGCGACCATTTTCCGACCGATCTCGCGGCTCAGCACGAACTGGCTGGTCAGGTTCACCTCGATGACGTGGTCCCAGCTCTCGTCGGGATGCTCGGCAGCCGGGGCGCGGGCGATCGTGCCGCCGTTGTTCACCAGGATGTCCGGCGGACCGGCAGCGGTGAGATCGTCCGCCAGCTGACGCACGGCCGCCCGGTCGGCCAGGTCGGCCCGCAGCGCGGTGAACCGGCGGCCGGCGGCGCGTACCCGCCGCTCGACCTCGCTGCCGCGCGCCTCGAGACGGGCGGAGACACCGACGATGTCGGCGCCGGCCCGGGCGAGCGCCTCGGCCATGGCCAGGCCGATACCGCGCCGCGCGCCGGTGACGACCGCGGTCCGCCCGGTCAGATCGAACGCGGCGGTCACCGGGCCGCCGCCTGCCAGTCGAGCAGCACCTTCAGCACCCCGTCGCCGTTCTCCAACGCCGCGAAGGCGGCGTCGACCGATGCGAAGGGCATGACCCGCGAGATGAGCGCGCGCGCCGGGATGTCCCCCGCGGCCACCAGCCGAATCGCCTCCACCATGTCGTCGCGCCGGTACAGGCGGGCACCGAGCAGTTCCAGCTCACGCCAGAAGAACCGGTGCAGGTCGACGGTCCGCGGCTGGGCGTGGATCGCCACCATCACCAGCCGGCCGTGGGTGGTCAGGACGTCGACCGCGGTGGCGACGCCGCCGGCTGAGCCGGACACCTCGAAGGCGATGTCCGCGCCCGCGCCGTCGGTCCACTCGTTCACCACCGTCACCGGATCCGTCGCCTGCGGATCGACCACCGCGAACCCGATCTCACCGGCGACGGCCCGCCGGAACGGATCCGGTTCGACGAGCAGGACCCGCGCGCCGTGCAGCTGGGCGACGGTGGCGATGAGGACACCGACCGGTCCGCCGCCGATCACCACGACCTGGTCGCCAGGGGTCACGCCGGCCCGCCGGACGTCGTGCACGGCGACCGCGACCGGCTCGACCAGCGCCGCGTGGTCGAGTGGCACCCCTTCCGGCAGCGGCAGGACCAGCTCCGCCGGCACCGTCCAGTACGACTGCATGGCACCCGGCGAGTCGATGCCGAGGAAGTCCATCGCGTGGCAGACGTGGGAACTTCCGCGCCGGCAGGCGACACACCGCCCGCACGACCGGGTGGGCATGACCGTGACGGCCTGGCCGACGGACCAGCCGTCGACGCCCGGTCCGACGTCGGCGACCCGTCCGGACATCTCGTGCCCGATCACGGCCGGCGCGCCGACCCGGGCGTCCATGTCCCCGTGGTAGATGTGCAGATCGGTGCCGCAGATCCCGGTGTAGGCCACCGCGATGCTCAGCTCGCCGGGACCCGGCGGCCGCGCGGCACGTGCCTCGACCTCGAGGTGACGAGCGGTACGGTAGACCACTGCCTGCATCGGTCCTCCCTCTCAAATGGTCGGTGCTCCGAAGTGCGCGGGACGGTCAGCTCGCGGCGGTGGGGAACACCTCGTTGCGGCTGGGTGGAGGTCCGACCGGTAGCTGGTCGGCGAGGTGCCGCGGTCCGGCCGGGGTACCGTCGACCGCCCCCAGCAGCTGTCGTCCGGCGCGCTCCGGCCGGATGTGCGGACCGTCGGTGGTCGGCGGGCTCGGGTGCGGGCCCGAGGACGTGATCGCGTGCTCATCGAGCCGGACCCCCAGCCCCGGGGCGTCGCCCAGGACGAACGCCCCGCCCTCGACGTGCAGGTCGAGGGCGATCCCGAGCGGCGGACGCAGATCCTGCAGCTCACTGGCCATGTGGTTGGGCACCGACGTCGCGGCGTGCAGCAGCCCGACCGGGCTGTTGCCGATCGGGCTGACCGGCAGGTCGTTGGCGTGCGCCAGAGCACTGACCCGGAGGAAGTGGGTCACTCCCCAGACCGCGGACGTCTGGACCACGTCGACCGCTCCCGCCGCGATCAGCGGCCGGAACTGTTCGAGGCCGGTGAGGTTCTCCCCGGTGGCGACCGACGCGCGGATCCCCCGACCGACGGCGGCGAGACCTTCCGCGTCCCACCGTCGGACCGGCTCCTCGATCCAGATGAGATCGAGGGTGCGCTCGAGCTCGCAGACGTGCCGGACGGCCTGCTTGCGGGTCCACGCCTCGTTCACGTCGAGCATCAGCCCCGGCCGCAGCCCGTGCGCCGCCTCGGTCAGGACGTCCCGGACCAGACACAGGCGGTGCCGGTCCCGCTCGATGTCGAGGCCGCCCTTGAGCTTGGCCGCCCGCAGGCCGTGGGTGGCGTAGACCCCGTACTCCGCGACGAGCTGGTCGTCGGTCAGGCCGATGTCCAGGCCGGAGGCGTACGCCGGAACCCGCCGGTCGCGCCCACCGAGCAGTCGCCAGAGTGGCTCGCCGGCCGCTTGGGCCTTGATGTCCCACAGCGCGGTGTCGAGAGCACCGATGGTGCCGAAGACCGGGCCGGCGTGGCCCGCCTTGAACGCTTGGCGCAGCATCCGGTCGTACAGGGCTGTCACCGCGCGTGGGTCCTCGTTGTCGATGGCCGGGAAGATCCGCTCGATGTCGACGTGCGGCCCCATGCCCACCCCGGAGATTCCCTCGTCGGTCTCCACGACGACGATCGGCACCGAGGTGACGCCGTCGGCGAAGACGCCGTTGGCATCGCCGACCGGTCGGCCCCATTGCTGGACCGTCGTCAGGGTCCGATACCCGGTGATCCGCATGTCAACCCTTCGTGGAACCGGCGGCGACGCCGTCGGCGATCTGACGCTGGAGAAAGAGATAGACGACCAGAACGGGAACGGCAGCGATCAGCACCCCCGAGGCGAAGGTCGGGATGTCGTCGGAGTACTGGCCACGCAGCGAGGTGACGCCCACCATGAGGGTCCGGTGCTCGGCCGACGGCATCATCAGCAGTGCAATGAGCACGTCGTTCCAGCAGAACAGTGCGTCGAGGATGCCGACCGACAACAGCGCCGGTGTGCCGAGCGGCAGCATGATCCTCCGGTACACGCCGTACACGCTGTTTCCGTCGATCCGGGCGGCGTCCACGATCTCCGGTGGGATCGTCCGGTAGTAGCTCGTCATGAGAAAGACGGTGAACGGAAGGAACTGCGCGACATAGGCGAGAATCAGACCCGGGTAGGTGTCGATCAGGCCACTGTCCGCCATGGTCCGGGCGAGCGGCACCATGATCACCTGGAACGGGACGAAGAGCGCCGCCAGACAGCCCAGGAAGATCATCGAAGACCCGCGGAACCGCAGCTGACTCAGCGCGAACCCGGCCATCGACCCGATCAGCAGGAGCAGCACCACCGAGAACGTCACGACGACGAGCGAGTTGACGAAGTACCGGCCCATTCCGACCGAGCCCCACGCTGTCTGGAGATTCTCCACGCGCACCGCGTCAGCCAGCGAGAACCGGTCCAGGATGTACTCGCGCCGGGTCTTCGAGGCGACGTTCGCGGTGAAGACGAGTGGGTAGATCGTCGCCAGGGCGAGCAGTGCCATCGGTACGGCGACCACCCATCTGGCCAGCCGGAAGCGGGACATCAGTCCTCCCTCCCCGCCCGCCGGAGCAGGCTGATCTGCAGCATCCCCACCACGAGCATGATGAGGAAGAGAACCGTCGACGCGGCCGACGCGAGTGCCGGTCGGTTCATCTGTCCCTGCTGAATCCAGATGTAGTACTCCGGCAGATACGTCGAGCCCTCCGGGCCACCGCTGGTCATCACGTACAGCAGTCCGAACATGGAGGTCAGCATCCCGGCCATCGTGGTCACGAAGACGAACTGGATGGTACGGATGAGACTGGGGACGATCACGTGCCAGATGGTCTGGGGAAGCGACGCCCCGTCGACCCGGGCCGCGTCCAGCAGCGATCCGTCCAGGGTGGCGAACCCGGCGAGGAACACCACCAGGGCCATTCCGAAGGTCGCCCAGACGTGCACCCCGACGACCGTGAACATGGCGACGTCCGGGTCACCGAGCCAGTCGATCCGGCCGATGCTGACCGCCGACAGGGCCGCGTTGACCGGGCCGTCGAACGCGAGCAGAAGATTGAAGATCGCGCCGACGATGACCGGGGAGAGCACCGCTGGGAAGAAGTAGACGCTGCGGTAGAGCCGGTGCCCGGGCACCCGCAGGTAGATGAACGTCGCGATCAGGCCGGGAATCGCCACGGCGACCGGAAGGAGCAGCACCAGCAGCGCCACGTTGCCGAGCGATGTCTGGAACAGCGGATCACCGAACAACTCGAGGTAGTTGTCGACGCCGACCGCGGTCCCGTCGCGCTCGCCGTCGCCGGTGAAGGAGAAGTTGACCCCGAGCAGCAGTGGCCACAGCCGCAGTACGACGATGGTCAGGACAGCCGGCGCCACCAGGACGTACGGGGCGAGCCGCTCGCCCCGACGCGCGGCGGAGGTCGCCACGGGCTCAGCCCGCTTGGTCGGAGTCAGCCAACTGCCGCACCGCCTCGTCGACGGTGACCGAGCCGCTGAGGAGTTGCTGGGACAGTCGGCCCATCAGTTCCAGGGTCTGCGAGGAGAGCGCCACGTGCAGGGCGGGTTTGCCGGAACTGAGCTGCGGCACCATCGCGGCGACGGCCGGCCCGGCCTGCGACACGTCGATGGTGGTGTCCGAGGCGATCGCACCGGCCTCGGCGTAGAAGGCGTTCAGCGCTTCGGTCGAGGTCAGGGACCGGACCAGGGCTGCGGCGGCATCCGGATCCGTCGTCCACTTCGCCACCCCGTAGCCGATACCACCGTCGTACGGCAGGCTCGGGACGGCTCCGGCGGTGGCCGCCGGGGCGGCCATGACGCCGAGCTCGTCGGCCGCCAGGAACTCGCCGAAGTCCTTCCAGTGCCCGACGTCGGACATCAGCCCGATCACGTGGGCGGCCTTGCCGGACTGGAAGAGCGCGAAGGAGTCGTTGAACATCGCCGTCGAATTTGCGCCCTCGTTGTTGAGCCCCTTGTCGCCGGCTTCCTTCCACAGTTGGAAGATCCGCTTGACGTTGGGCGACTCCCAGTCGCGCTTGCCGTCGATCCAGGCGTCGTACTCGTCGGGGGTGAGGATTCCGGACGCCAGGCCCGACATGAAGAACTGGATGCCGTAACCTTCCTTGTTTCCGAGTGCGAGGCAGTCGGCACCGGTGGACTCGATGATCGCCGCGCAGTCGTTGACGAACTCGTCCCAGGTCGTGGCCGGACTGTCCGGGTCGAGCCCCGCTTTCTCGTAGAGCGCCTTGTTGTAGTAGATCGGATGCCCCTGCAGAGTCACCGGTGCGGCGTAGGTCCGGCCGTCGCTGGTGAACGCCTCCCACCCGGCCAGCCGCTGCCGGTCATCGGCCACGTACTCGTCGAGCGGTAGCAGCGCGTCGACCCGGTCGCGGATCTGGCCGCCACCGTTGAACAGAACGACGTCGGGCCCCTTGCCGGCCTGGATGGCCGCACCGAGCAGGGTGTAGTACTGGTCGAAAGGTTGGGCGACGAACTCGACGGTGACGTCCGGGTGTTTCCTGGCGAAGTCCGCTTTCGCCTTGTCGATGTAGGCGGCGGCACTCGCGTCGCCGGACTTCCAGTCCCAGACCACCAGTTTGCCGTCCGACTCGCCGGACGAGGATTGCGATCCGGTGGCGCTCCCGCAGCCCGCCAGGGCCAGGCCCGCGACGAGAATGGCCGACACCACTACTCGGTGCTTCATCGCTGCTCGCTTTCGAAGAGGGGGGCCGGCGGAACCGGTCATCGGGACGCGAAACACGAACGTAACTCGTATGACGTCTGACGTCAAGAGCGAGACGTACACTGACCACGGAGGTCGTGGCACGGCGGCCACCCCGGAGGGAACGATGACGGCAACGCAGCACACCGCCTTGAACGCTTCGACGCCTCCGGCCTGGACACGACGGCCGGCCAACCTCGCCACGGCGGTGACCGCGGAGCTCGTGCAGAGAATCGTGCGCGGGGTGCACCCTTCGGGCACGACGCTGCCGGCCGAACCGGTCCTCTGCGAGACCTTCTCGGTGAGCCGGACGGTCGTCCGGGAAGCCGTGAAGATCCTCCAGGAGAAAGGGCTGGTACAGATCCGCCAGGGCAGCGGAACCATCGTCACGCCGACGTCGATGTGGGACATGCTCGACGAGCATGTCCTCGGGGCGACCATCGCCGAGGACGACAGCCTGGCGATACTCGACGACCTCGTCGTGACCCGGCGGGTGCTGGAGTCGGACATGGCCAATGTCGCCGCCCGGCTGGCCGACCAGGACACCATCGACCGGCTGCACACCCTGGTCGAGCGGATGGACGAACTCGTCGACGACCACGTCACGTACCACGAGCATGACCGGGCCTTTCACGACACGGTCATGCAGGCATCCGGGAACCGCATCGCCCGCGGCGTCATCCGGGCGTTGGAGAGTCAGGTCGTCAACACCGCCCGGTACATGGGACGGACCGAGCGTGCCCTGTGCGTGGCGTCCAACCGCGGCCACCGACGGATCTACGAACGCATCGCCGCACACGACCCGGAAGGCGCTGCGGCGGCGATGTTCACGCACATCACCGAAGCCTGGCTCGTCCGCCGCAGCGGCCCCGGCGAGCCCGCCCGGCTGCAACGGTAGGGCCGGTCCCCCGACACGCCGGTGGCCGGGTCCCCGTACGGGAACCCGGCCACCAGGGATGTCACCGGTCAGGCGGAGTAGCCGCGCTTGGCGGTCCAGTCCGCCAGCACCTCAAGATCCATCCAGTACTCCTGACCCTCGAAGTACGGGTCGGCGATCTTCACCGTGTCACCACCATCGCGGTAACCGGTCACCGTCAGGTAGTGCCCACCCTCGTACGAGTGCGCCACCCCGTCGACATCCGACGCCGTACCCATGATGTTCGCCACCACGGCCCGGTCGTCGTCCACGGCCTCCCGCACATCAGCCTTCAGCTTCTCCACATGCTCCGGCTTCGCCGCGGCCGCACCGATCGACACCGTCTCGTACTCGTCGCCACCGGTCACCTCGTTCAGCACCCGGGTCGTCTCCTCAGCCGAATCCGTACCGGCCTCGGTCGTCCCCAACTTGCCCGCCACCTCATCCTGCGACGGAGCATGACCCTGCGCCGTCAACGCGATCCGCGTCGCCGCCGGCCCGCAGTAGTAGAAATTCGGCTGCGCCTCGTACTGCACCGCCACCTCACGCGCACCACCATCGGCACCCGGACCAGCCGCCTGCGCCACCGCAGGAGCGGCCACCACACCACCAGCGGTCAGCAGACCAGCAACCGACAGAGCAGACTTACGGAAGATCGTGTTCATAGCAGAATCTCCGTTCCGAGGGGAATGAACCGGACACCAGACCCACAGGCGATGACCGGTCACGAACGGGACAGAACAGAACACGCACAAGAAAGTCGAACTCAAATGATGCGCTCCGACCTGCGCACACCCGCCGGTCCAGGCGGGAGGGCGGTCTCACCGGCGCACCGGATACAACCATCCGGGGGTGCCCGGCATTCCGCACCGGGCGGACCGGGCGACCCCGCACCACGGGCGCTCGCCTACTCGGTCCAACGCCGGG is a window from the Solwaraspora sp. WMMD792 genome containing:
- a CDS encoding RNA-guided endonuclease TnpB family protein; this translates as MSRTVKRAFKYRFHPTPEQAAELARTFGCVRLVYNMALAARSEAWTLRRERVTYNATSAMLTGWKKTDDLAFLGEVSSVPLQQALRHLQTAFTNFFARRARYPTFKSRKRSRRSAEYTASAFRWRDGRLTLAKMSDPLDIVWSRPLPEGAAPSTVTVSQDPAGRWFVSLLCDDRIEPAPASGAVVGVDAGLDSLFTLSTGEKIPNPRHERRDRRRLARAQRNLARKAKGSANRAKARLAVARIHARIADRRRDHLHKLSTRLVRETQTIVIEDLTVRNMTANHRLARAVSDAGWRQFRSMLEYKTRWYGRDLVVVDRWFPSTRLCSGCGVLAEHLPLQVRSWTCRCGQAHDRDVNAARNILAEGLSVIACGGGVRPHRESSSRTGRSSVKQEPPGATQGIPVPSGRGGSQRPSQPPSTGRTIPST
- a CDS encoding SDR family oxidoreductase; the encoded protein is MTAAFDLTGRTAVVTGARRGIGLAMAEALARAGADIVGVSARLEARGSEVERRVRAAGRRFTALRADLADRAAVRQLADDLTAAGPPDILVNNGGTIARAPAAEHPDESWDHVIEVNLTSQFVLSREIGRKMVARGYGKIIFTASLLSFQGGVNVPGYAASKSGLAGLTRALANEWAPHGVNVNAIAPGYIATDNTRALRDDPDRNQAILTRIPAGRWGRADDIGGATVFLASSASDYVDGIVLPVDGGWLGR
- a CDS encoding alcohol dehydrogenase catalytic domain-containing protein, yielding MQAVVYRTARHLEVEARAARPPGPGELSIAVAYTGICGTDLHIYHGDMDARVGAPAVIGHEMSGRVADVGPGVDGWSVGQAVTVMPTRSCGRCVACRRGSSHVCHAMDFLGIDSPGAMQSYWTVPAELVLPLPEGVPLDHAALVEPVAVAVHDVRRAGVTPGDQVVVIGGGPVGVLIATVAQLHGARVLLVEPDPFRRAVAGEIGFAVVDPQATDPVTVVNEWTDGAGADIAFEVSGSAGGVATAVDVLTTHGRLVMVAIHAQPRTVDLHRFFWRELELLGARLYRRDDMVEAIRLVAAGDIPARALISRVMPFASVDAAFAALENGDGVLKVLLDWQAAAR
- a CDS encoding mandelate racemase/muconate lactonizing enzyme family protein, producing the protein MRITGYRTLTTVQQWGRPVGDANGVFADGVTSVPIVVVETDEGISGVGMGPHVDIERIFPAIDNEDPRAVTALYDRMLRQAFKAGHAGPVFGTIGALDTALWDIKAQAAGEPLWRLLGGRDRRVPAYASGLDIGLTDDQLVAEYGVYATHGLRAAKLKGGLDIERDRHRLCLVRDVLTEAAHGLRPGLMLDVNEAWTRKQAVRHVCELERTLDLIWIEEPVRRWDAEGLAAVGRGIRASVATGENLTGLEQFRPLIAAGAVDVVQTSAVWGVTHFLRVSALAHANDLPVSPIGNSPVGLLHAATSVPNHMASELQDLRPPLGIALDLHVEGGAFVLGDAPGLGVRLDEHAITSSGPHPSPPTTDGPHIRPERAGRQLLGAVDGTPAGPRHLADQLPVGPPPSRNEVFPTAAS
- a CDS encoding carbohydrate ABC transporter permease — encoded protein: MSRFRLARWVVAVPMALLALATIYPLVFTANVASKTRREYILDRFSLADAVRVENLQTAWGSVGMGRYFVNSLVVVTFSVVLLLLIGSMAGFALSQLRFRGSSMIFLGCLAALFVPFQVIMVPLARTMADSGLIDTYPGLILAYVAQFLPFTVFLMTSYYRTIPPEIVDAARIDGNSVYGVYRRIMLPLGTPALLSVGILDALFCWNDVLIALLMMPSAEHRTLMVGVTSLRGQYSDDIPTFASGVLIAAVPVLVVYLFLQRQIADGVAAGSTKG
- a CDS encoding sugar ABC transporter permease, encoding MATSAARRGERLAPYVLVAPAVLTIVVLRLWPLLLGVNFSFTGDGERDGTAVGVDNYLELFGDPLFQTSLGNVALLVLLLPVAVAIPGLIATFIYLRVPGHRLYRSVYFFPAVLSPVIVGAIFNLLLAFDGPVNAALSAVSIGRIDWLGDPDVAMFTVVGVHVWATFGMALVVFLAGFATLDGSLLDAARVDGASLPQTIWHVIVPSLIRTIQFVFVTTMAGMLTSMFGLLYVMTSGGPEGSTYLPEYYIWIQQGQMNRPALASAASTVLFLIMLVVGMLQISLLRRAGRED
- a CDS encoding extracellular solute-binding protein; this encodes MKHRVVVSAILVAGLALAGCGSATGSQSSSGESDGKLVVWDWKSGDASAAAYIDKAKADFARKHPDVTVEFVAQPFDQYYTLLGAAIQAGKGPDVVLFNGGGQIRDRVDALLPLDEYVADDRQRLAGWEAFTSDGRTYAAPVTLQGHPIYYNKALYEKAGLDPDSPATTWDEFVNDCAAIIESTGADCLALGNKEGYGIQFFMSGLASGILTPDEYDAWIDGKRDWESPNVKRIFQLWKEAGDKGLNNEGANSTAMFNDSFALFQSGKAAHVIGLMSDVGHWKDFGEFLAADELGVMAAPAATAGAVPSLPYDGGIGYGVAKWTTDPDAAAALVRSLTSTEALNAFYAEAGAIASDTTIDVSQAGPAVAAMVPQLSSGKPALHVALSSQTLELMGRLSQQLLSGSVTVDEAVRQLADSDQAG
- a CDS encoding FadR/GntR family transcriptional regulator, which gives rise to MTATQHTALNASTPPAWTRRPANLATAVTAELVQRIVRGVHPSGTTLPAEPVLCETFSVSRTVVREAVKILQEKGLVQIRQGSGTIVTPTSMWDMLDEHVLGATIAEDDSLAILDDLVVTRRVLESDMANVAARLADQDTIDRLHTLVERMDELVDDHVTYHEHDRAFHDTVMQASGNRIARGVIRALESQVVNTARYMGRTERALCVASNRGHRRIYERIAAHDPEGAAAAMFTHITEAWLVRRSGPGEPARLQR
- a CDS encoding C39 family peptidase, producing the protein MNTIFRKSALSVAGLLTAGGVVAAPAVAQAAGPGADGGAREVAVQYEAQPNFYYCGPAATRIALTAQGHAPSQDEVAGKLGTTEAGTDSAEETTRVLNEVTGGDEYETVSIGAAAAKPEHVEKLKADVREAVDDDRAVVANIMGTASDVDGVAHSYEGGHYLTVTGYRDGGDTVKIADPYFEGQEYWMDLEVLADWTAKRGYSA